The Methanocella arvoryzae MRE50 genome includes a region encoding these proteins:
- a CDS encoding ABC transporter ATP-binding protein — MSEVLISIKGLKTNFYTYTGVVKALDGINLDIYKGETLGLVGETGCGKSVTALSLIRLIQNPGKIDEGSILFNGKDLIKLSEKEMRSIRGNKISMIFQEPMTSFNPVFTIGSQIAEVLILHQKLDQKAAWKKAVEMLAFTGIPAPERVANSHPHELSGGMLQRAMISMALACNPALLIADEPTTALDVTIQAQILELMKDLKQRIGTSILLITHDLGVVSDVCDRVGVMYAGTIVELADVNSIFFKPAHPYTTGLIGSIPKINLTSRQKLDTIPGSVPNLIQPPTGCRFHPRCSKCMDICKKEKPLLKNIGENHYVACHLYDSTPELR; from the coding sequence ATGTCAGAAGTCTTAATCAGTATTAAAGGCCTGAAGACTAACTTCTACACATATACAGGTGTCGTCAAGGCACTGGACGGCATCAACCTCGACATCTACAAAGGTGAGACTCTGGGCCTTGTGGGCGAGACAGGCTGCGGAAAATCAGTAACGGCACTTTCCCTGATCCGGCTCATCCAGAACCCGGGAAAGATCGACGAAGGTAGCATTCTCTTCAACGGCAAAGACCTCATAAAACTTTCTGAAAAAGAAATGCGATCTATCAGAGGCAATAAGATATCGATGATCTTCCAGGAGCCGATGACCTCGTTCAACCCGGTCTTTACCATAGGCAGCCAGATCGCAGAGGTCCTTATCCTCCACCAGAAGCTGGATCAGAAGGCAGCGTGGAAGAAGGCTGTCGAAATGCTGGCTTTCACGGGCATACCTGCCCCTGAAAGGGTAGCGAACAGCCACCCGCATGAGCTTTCCGGAGGTATGCTCCAGAGAGCGATGATTTCGATGGCGCTTGCCTGCAACCCGGCGCTGCTTATAGCCGACGAGCCGACGACGGCGCTGGACGTGACCATCCAGGCCCAGATCCTCGAGCTGATGAAGGATCTAAAGCAGAGGATAGGCACATCCATTCTGCTGATCACCCACGATCTGGGCGTTGTATCAGATGTTTGTGACAGAGTGGGCGTCATGTACGCTGGAACGATCGTCGAGCTGGCAGATGTCAATAGCATCTTCTTTAAGCCTGCACACCCATACACAACGGGCTTAATCGGCTCTATCCCCAAGATCAACCTGACCTCAAGACAGAAGCTGGATACGATCCCCGGTTCCGTGCCCAACCTGATACAGCCGCCCACCGGCTGCAGGTTCCACCCGAGGTGCAGCAAGTGCATGGACATCTGTAAGAAAGAAAAGCCTCTGCTGAAAAACATCGGCGAAAACCACTATGTGGCCTGCCACCTGTATGACAGCACGCCGGAGCTGAGATGA